One region of Anaeromyxobacter paludicola genomic DNA includes:
- a CDS encoding inorganic diphosphatase, producing the protein MDLHLLPPKSPKGGYHMVIESPRGSGVKLKYDPSLGVMGLSRPLPLGLSYPYDWGFIPGTRAPDGDPVDALLCWDVPSFPGVVIPSRPLGLLQLEQDGKNGHRTRNDRLILLPLRYRRGDDLESVDDLPQRVREEIQQFFLSSVFFEQKNPSALGWRGPAEAEALIAACELKG; encoded by the coding sequence ATGGACCTGCACCTGCTCCCCCCGAAGTCCCCGAAAGGGGGCTACCACATGGTCATCGAGTCGCCGCGGGGCTCCGGGGTGAAGCTCAAGTACGACCCGTCGCTCGGGGTGATGGGGCTCTCGCGCCCGCTCCCGCTCGGCCTCTCCTACCCCTACGACTGGGGCTTCATCCCCGGGACCCGCGCGCCGGACGGCGACCCGGTGGACGCGCTCCTGTGCTGGGACGTCCCGAGCTTCCCCGGCGTGGTCATCCCGAGCCGGCCGCTCGGGCTCCTCCAGCTCGAGCAGGACGGCAAGAACGGCCACCGCACCCGGAACGACCGGCTCATCCTCCTGCCGCTCCGCTACCGTCGCGGTGACGACCTCGAGTCGGTGGACGACCTGCCGCAGCGGGTCCGGGAGGAGATCCAGCAGTTCTTCCTCTCCTCGGTCTTCTTCGAGCAGAAGAACCCGTCGGCTCTCGGCTGGAGGGGGCCGGCGGAGGCGGAGGCGCTCATCGCGGCCTGCGAGCTGAAGGGGTAG
- a CDS encoding Ppx/GppA phosphatase family protein — translation MTEVLAAIDVGTNAVRLEIARSLPDHTLETLHTERDPVRPGEGVFLTGNIPRPVADRLLAALRRYAALCRRHRARVRAVATSAVREARNGPEIVKRAKREAGLDLEVVSGREEARLICLGVLQGAAPRARNLVVDIGGGSTEVAAAVGESPDSLWSVAVGAVRLTEMFAAADKVPPPRLDLMRAYAAEAFREALPESFPRFRTALGSSGTINALVAFAAERGARRASLREVGRAVDALAAMRVDQRRKLFEPRRAEIVVAGAVILESAMRHLGLASITSVDTGLRDGILVDLVRRTLPPRASQGQAALAAEAALAMGRRFQFDEAHALKVRDVALSLFDQLPAVHGLPAAARRILETAALLHDVGNAVSHQRHHKHTWYLVANADLPGLSDQERTLAALTARYHRRSAPERHRADLAPLSDDEFQAVRRLSTLLRVADALDRSHHQPLRSLSARGRTGAVKLTLKARAPLDLELWDLDRETALFRQVFRRKLAVEVAGRRR, via the coding sequence GTGACCGAGGTGCTGGCGGCGATCGACGTGGGAACGAACGCCGTGCGGCTCGAGATCGCGCGCTCGCTGCCGGACCACACCCTCGAGACCCTCCACACCGAGCGCGACCCGGTCCGCCCGGGCGAGGGCGTGTTCCTCACCGGCAACATCCCGCGCCCCGTCGCCGACCGGCTCCTCGCCGCGCTGCGTCGCTACGCCGCGCTCTGCCGCCGCCACCGGGCCCGGGTGCGCGCGGTCGCCACCTCGGCGGTCCGCGAGGCCCGCAACGGCCCGGAGATCGTGAAGCGGGCCAAGCGGGAGGCCGGGCTCGACCTCGAGGTGGTCTCCGGCCGCGAGGAGGCCCGGCTCATCTGCCTCGGGGTGCTCCAGGGGGCCGCGCCGCGCGCCCGGAACCTGGTGGTGGACATCGGCGGCGGCTCGACCGAGGTGGCCGCCGCGGTGGGCGAGTCGCCCGACAGCCTCTGGAGCGTGGCGGTGGGCGCGGTCCGGCTCACCGAGATGTTCGCCGCCGCCGACAAGGTGCCGCCCCCCCGGCTCGACCTCATGCGCGCCTACGCGGCCGAGGCCTTCCGGGAGGCGCTCCCCGAGAGCTTCCCCCGCTTCCGGACGGCCCTCGGCAGCTCCGGCACCATCAACGCCCTCGTGGCCTTCGCCGCCGAGCGGGGGGCGAGGCGGGCCTCGCTGCGGGAGGTGGGGCGGGCGGTGGACGCGCTCGCGGCCATGCGGGTGGACCAGCGTCGCAAGCTCTTCGAGCCGCGCCGGGCCGAGATCGTGGTGGCCGGGGCGGTGATCCTCGAGTCGGCGATGCGCCACCTCGGGCTCGCCTCGATCACCTCGGTGGACACCGGGCTGCGCGACGGGATCCTGGTGGACCTGGTGCGCCGCACCCTGCCGCCCAGGGCGAGCCAGGGGCAGGCGGCGCTCGCGGCCGAGGCGGCGCTCGCCATGGGCCGGCGCTTCCAGTTCGACGAGGCCCACGCGCTCAAGGTCCGGGACGTGGCGCTCTCGCTCTTCGACCAGCTCCCGGCGGTGCACGGCCTGCCCGCGGCCGCCCGGCGCATCCTCGAGACCGCCGCCCTGCTGCACGACGTGGGCAACGCCGTGAGCCACCAGCGCCACCACAAGCACACCTGGTACCTCGTCGCCAACGCCGACCTGCCGGGCCTCTCCGACCAGGAGCGGACGCTCGCCGCGCTCACCGCCCGGTACCACCGGCGCTCGGCGCCGGAGCGCCACCGGGCCGACCTCGCCCCGCTCTCCGACGACGAGTTCCAGGCGGTGCGCCGGCTCTCGACCCTGCTCCGGGTGGCCGACGCCCTCGACCGCAGCCACCACCAGCCGCTCCGCTCGCTCTCCGCCCGCGGCCGGACGGGCGCCGTGAAGCTCACGCTCAAGGCGCGCGCGCCGCTCGACCTCGAGCTCTGGGACCTCGACCGAGAGACGGCCCTCTTCCGGCAGGTCTTCCGCCGCAAGCTGGCCGTCGAGGTGGCCGGACGGCGCAGGTAG
- a CDS encoding inositol-3-phosphate synthase: MQKNSIIRPQPKGERLAVLMPGLGAVATTAIAGVEAVKRGLAQPIGSFTQLGHLLDENGGHGPAVRDVLPIVPFEDIVFGGWDPIPDNVYEAALRAKVLDKDLVNELRPQLEAIKPMPAVFSTDWVRRLDGPNVKKGTKKQQAEALIADIRGFLEKNKCARGVMIWTGSTEVYAEVGPAHLTIEAFEAGLEKDDPTIAPSMIYAYAAIKTGCAYLNGAPNLSADIPALRELAEIQGVPTGGKDFKTGQTLMKTTIAPMLHARLLGLQGWFSTNILGNRDGEVLDDAASFKTKEVSKLSVLETILDPEKHPALYSNIKHKVTIHYYPPRGDNKEGWDAIDIVGWLGYPMQIKINFQCRDSILAAPLAIDLALLADLAQRAGEKGPQEWLSFFFKSPVTVPGHETIHDLFQQQSHLQEKLRGYAQRVAEGRTSKVG, translated from the coding sequence ATGCAAAAGAACTCGATCATCCGTCCGCAGCCCAAGGGAGAACGGCTCGCCGTCCTCATGCCGGGTCTCGGCGCCGTGGCCACCACCGCCATCGCCGGCGTGGAGGCCGTGAAGCGCGGCCTCGCCCAGCCCATCGGCAGCTTCACCCAGCTGGGGCACCTCCTCGACGAGAACGGCGGGCACGGCCCGGCCGTCCGCGACGTCCTGCCCATCGTGCCGTTCGAGGACATCGTCTTCGGCGGCTGGGACCCGATCCCGGACAACGTCTACGAGGCCGCCCTCCGGGCCAAGGTCCTCGACAAGGACCTCGTCAACGAGCTCCGGCCGCAGCTCGAGGCCATCAAGCCCATGCCGGCGGTCTTCTCGACCGACTGGGTGCGCCGCCTCGACGGCCCGAACGTCAAGAAGGGCACGAAGAAGCAGCAGGCGGAGGCGCTCATCGCCGACATCCGCGGCTTCCTCGAGAAGAACAAGTGCGCCCGCGGCGTCATGATCTGGACCGGCTCGACCGAGGTGTACGCCGAGGTCGGACCCGCGCACCTGACCATCGAGGCCTTCGAGGCCGGGCTCGAGAAGGACGACCCGACCATCGCGCCGTCGATGATCTACGCCTACGCGGCCATCAAGACCGGCTGCGCCTACCTGAACGGCGCCCCGAACCTCTCGGCCGACATCCCGGCGCTCCGCGAGCTGGCCGAGATCCAGGGCGTCCCGACCGGCGGCAAGGACTTCAAGACCGGCCAGACGCTCATGAAGACCACCATCGCGCCGATGCTCCACGCGCGCCTGCTCGGTCTCCAGGGCTGGTTCTCGACCAACATCCTCGGCAACCGCGACGGCGAGGTGCTCGACGACGCCGCCAGCTTCAAGACCAAGGAGGTCTCGAAGCTCTCGGTCCTCGAGACCATCCTCGACCCCGAGAAGCACCCGGCGCTCTACAGCAACATCAAGCACAAGGTCACGATCCACTACTACCCGCCGCGCGGCGACAACAAGGAAGGGTGGGACGCGATCGACATCGTGGGGTGGCTCGGCTACCCCATGCAGATCAAGATCAACTTCCAGTGCCGCGACTCGATCCTGGCGGCCCCGCTGGCGATCGACCTCGCCCTCCTCGCCGACCTGGCGCAGCGCGCCGGCGAGAAGGGGCCGCAGGAGTGGCTCTCGTTCTTCTTCAAGAGCCCGGTGACCGTGCCCGGCCACGAGACGATCCACGACCTCTTCCAGCAGCAGAGCCACCTGCAGGAGAAGCTCCGCGGCTACGCCCAGCGCGTCGCCGAGGGGCGGACCAGCAAGGTCGGCTAG
- a CDS encoding ferritin-like domain-containing protein, with protein sequence MANSQGYHEPVEELSSETRDLHRALTSLMEELEAVDWYQQRVDAIKDPELKRVIEHNRDEEKEHAAMVLEWIRRHDPAFDRQLRAKLFKEGEIAHEEELEEAAGEIPPPGGRKP encoded by the coding sequence ATGGCCAACTCACAGGGTTACCACGAGCCCGTCGAGGAGCTCTCCAGCGAGACCCGCGACCTGCACCGCGCGCTCACCTCCCTCATGGAGGAGCTCGAGGCCGTGGACTGGTACCAGCAGCGGGTCGATGCGATAAAGGACCCGGAGCTGAAGCGGGTCATCGAGCACAACCGGGACGAGGAGAAGGAGCACGCGGCCATGGTGCTCGAGTGGATCCGGCGCCACGATCCCGCCTTCGACCGGCAGCTCCGCGCCAAGCTCTTCAAGGAGGGCGAGATCGCCCATGAGGAGGAGCTGGAGGAGGCCGCCGGTGAGATCCCGCCCCCCGGCGGACGAAAGCCCTGA
- a CDS encoding chloride channel protein: MPGPRRAARAGFSFLRRAAPPLDLPILGRTLLHAALVGGAAGLVGAGFFASLEVAQRGLLAGLAGYAPLRAFGETFLKEGAAGPPRLLVLALLPAAGGLLSGVLTTWLAPEAAGGGGDAIIHAYHHGGRVRRRVLWVKWLAALGTLASGGSGGREGPTMQIGGAIGALVGRALPATRRERRILLVAGIAAGISAVFRTPLGAALLAVELLYRDDFEAEALVPAVLSSVIAYSVVIALYGETTLFGRLQPFPFVPAHLPLYALLAVATAVGASAFVRALRLAQGAAARLPGPEWARPALGGLAMGTLGAMVAWRLGARYGPEAARLGVFGGGYGVAQAALTGHRGLPGGWELVALLLLLCAAKLVASALTIGSGAAAGDFAPSLVVGGLLGSAFGHAAALLVRDPRLDPAAFALVGMGTFYGGVAHAPLAALVLVAELAGSYDLLVPMMLAVSVALVALRGVSLYPAQPENKAGAPDLRRAARWRSAQGWKPPRLRGVRRR, encoded by the coding sequence TTGCCCGGCCCGCGCCGGGCCGCCCGGGCCGGCTTCTCCTTCCTGCGGCGCGCCGCCCCGCCGCTCGACCTGCCCATCCTCGGGCGGACGCTCCTGCACGCCGCCCTGGTCGGCGGCGCGGCGGGGCTCGTCGGCGCCGGGTTCTTCGCCTCTCTCGAGGTGGCCCAGCGCGGGCTCCTGGCCGGCCTCGCCGGCTACGCCCCGCTGCGGGCCTTCGGCGAGACGTTCCTGAAGGAGGGGGCGGCGGGCCCGCCCCGGCTGCTGGTCCTGGCGCTCCTCCCGGCCGCCGGCGGGCTCCTGAGCGGCGTCCTCACCACCTGGCTCGCCCCCGAGGCGGCCGGCGGCGGCGGCGACGCCATCATCCACGCCTACCACCACGGCGGGCGGGTGCGCCGGCGGGTCCTCTGGGTGAAGTGGCTCGCGGCGCTCGGTACGCTCGCCTCGGGCGGCTCGGGCGGCCGCGAGGGGCCGACGATGCAGATCGGCGGCGCCATCGGCGCGCTCGTGGGCCGCGCCCTGCCGGCCACCCGGCGCGAGCGGCGCATCCTCCTCGTGGCCGGGATCGCCGCCGGCATCTCCGCGGTCTTCCGCACCCCCCTCGGCGCGGCGCTGCTGGCGGTGGAGCTCCTCTACCGCGACGACTTCGAGGCCGAGGCGCTCGTCCCGGCGGTGCTCTCGAGCGTCATCGCCTACTCGGTGGTGATCGCGCTCTACGGCGAGACGACGCTCTTCGGGCGGCTGCAGCCCTTCCCGTTCGTGCCCGCCCACCTCCCGCTCTACGCGCTCCTCGCGGTCGCCACCGCCGTCGGGGCCTCGGCCTTCGTGCGGGCGCTGCGGCTGGCGCAGGGGGCCGCGGCGCGCCTCCCGGGGCCGGAGTGGGCCCGCCCGGCGCTGGGCGGCCTCGCCATGGGCACCCTCGGGGCGATGGTGGCGTGGCGGCTCGGGGCGCGGTACGGGCCCGAGGCGGCGCGGCTCGGGGTGTTCGGCGGCGGCTACGGCGTGGCGCAGGCGGCGCTCACCGGCCACCGCGGCCTGCCCGGCGGCTGGGAGCTCGTCGCGCTGCTCCTGCTCCTCTGCGCCGCCAAGCTGGTCGCCTCCGCCCTCACCATCGGCAGCGGCGCCGCGGCGGGCGACTTCGCCCCCTCGCTGGTGGTGGGGGGCCTGCTCGGCAGCGCCTTCGGCCACGCCGCCGCGCTCCTGGTGCGCGATCCGCGCCTCGACCCGGCCGCCTTCGCCCTCGTCGGCATGGGGACCTTCTACGGCGGGGTGGCCCACGCGCCGCTCGCCGCCCTGGTCCTCGTGGCCGAGCTCGCCGGCAGCTACGACCTGCTCGTGCCCATGATGCTCGCGGTGAGCGTCGCGCTCGTCGCCCTGCGCGGCGTCAGCCTCTACCCCGCCCAGCCGGAGAACAAGGCGGGCGCGCCGGACCTGCGCCGGGCGGCGCGCTGGCGGTCGGCCCAGGGGTGGAAGCCGCCGCGGCTGCGGGGCGTGCGCCGGCGGTAG
- a CDS encoding cytochrome C yields MTAALLALLLAAPAAALPDLSARAPAVPQASPGHATGTDCAACHTSESWSDVAFAHERTGFPLEGAHRRATCKSCHPGSFQQKLPTACAACHRDPHAGLASLRCQGCHSTEAWRPAFGVEAHRRTNFPLTGRHALIPCEECHGDRRDRAFARATVDCAQCHQKDLSRAARTGLDHQAAGFTGRCLDCHGPWRFQGASFPGHDRCFQLSGGPHAGVRCLDCHTTLAGAFQGGASGACSTGTAQCTRCHSCAVTSARHAQVAGFQCKDRKCYECHQFSGASQALRRSAR; encoded by the coding sequence GTGACCGCTGCGCTCCTCGCCCTCCTCCTCGCCGCGCCGGCGGCGGCCCTGCCCGACCTCTCGGCGCGGGCCCCGGCGGTCCCGCAGGCGTCGCCCGGCCACGCCACCGGCACCGACTGCGCCGCCTGCCACACCAGCGAGAGCTGGAGCGACGTCGCCTTCGCGCACGAGCGGACCGGCTTCCCGCTCGAGGGCGCCCACCGCCGGGCCACCTGCAAGAGCTGCCACCCGGGCTCCTTCCAGCAGAAGCTCCCGACCGCCTGCGCCGCCTGCCACCGCGACCCGCACGCCGGCCTCGCCAGCCTCCGCTGCCAGGGCTGCCACTCCACCGAGGCGTGGCGGCCCGCCTTCGGGGTCGAGGCGCACCGGCGCACCAACTTCCCGCTCACCGGGCGTCACGCGCTCATCCCCTGCGAGGAGTGCCACGGCGACCGGCGCGACCGCGCCTTCGCCCGCGCCACCGTGGACTGCGCGCAGTGCCACCAGAAGGACCTCTCCCGCGCGGCGCGGACCGGCCTCGACCACCAGGCCGCCGGCTTCACCGGCCGCTGCCTCGACTGCCACGGCCCGTGGCGGTTCCAGGGCGCCTCCTTCCCCGGCCACGACCGCTGCTTCCAGCTCTCGGGCGGCCCGCACGCCGGGGTGCGCTGCCTCGACTGCCACACCACCCTCGCCGGCGCCTTCCAGGGCGGCGCGAGCGGCGCCTGCTCCACCGGCACCGCCCAGTGCACCCGCTGCCACTCCTGCGCGGTGACCTCGGCGCGCCACGCCCAGGTGGCCGGGTTCCAGTGCAAGGATCGCAAGTGCTACGAGTGCCACCAGTTCTCGGGCGCCTCCCAGGCGCTGCGGAGGTCGGCGCGATGA
- a CDS encoding FAD-dependent oxidoreductase: MDLATAWIVAASAALVAVLGAAHVGRRRWRQARDAAALAERRARNQHLPRSLHPVIDPNVCIGSLSCVKACPEGDILGVVDGAGALIHGDHCIGHGRCAAECPVDAIKLVFGTLERGVDLPEVDAFFESSRPGVHIVGELAGMGLIKNAVRQGVQVAERLDQVLSREPANGAVDVAVVGAGPAGLATALALSQRGRSCRLLEQGSVGGTVAHFPRQKLVMTEPLELPPLGRFDRRTVEKEELLATFQRAVREARLAVEEGVKVTGVTGEDGAFRVDTDQGPVAARKVVLAVGRRGSPRKLGVPGEEREKVVYALDDPAQYEGARVLVVGGGDAAVEAAAQLAEESTAEVTLSYRGPELTRCREKNRARLAALAQSGRVRLLLESEVTEVGETRVALTVKGHREVLANDHVIVNVGGELPLDLLERSGVALRRYHGEAPGGPRGAEPPPPTDERRRETRARWAAASLYVLAGGAILAWLAWHGADYYRLPRLARLHSPLHPSLRSSGPFGHGIGIVATGFMLSNFLYAARKRSRALTGFGSIRAWLDFHVFVGFMSPLVIAFHAAFQSKNLLATGTASALGVVVLTGVVGRFIYGLVRPDLGEAARATRGLKQLMRAWRVFHASLAGFLVVAIAAHIAVSLYLGYGLQ; encoded by the coding sequence ATGGACCTCGCCACCGCCTGGATCGTCGCCGCCTCCGCCGCGCTGGTCGCGGTCCTGGGCGCGGCGCACGTCGGCCGACGGCGCTGGCGGCAGGCGCGCGACGCGGCCGCCCTGGCCGAGCGGCGGGCGCGCAACCAGCACCTGCCGCGCTCGCTCCACCCCGTCATCGACCCGAACGTCTGCATCGGCTCCCTCTCCTGCGTGAAGGCCTGCCCGGAGGGCGACATCCTCGGGGTGGTGGACGGCGCGGGGGCGCTCATCCACGGCGACCACTGCATCGGCCACGGCCGCTGCGCCGCCGAGTGCCCGGTGGACGCCATCAAGCTCGTCTTCGGCACGCTGGAGCGCGGCGTGGACCTGCCGGAGGTGGACGCGTTCTTCGAGTCCTCCCGGCCCGGGGTCCACATCGTCGGCGAGCTCGCCGGGATGGGGCTCATCAAGAACGCCGTGCGGCAGGGCGTCCAGGTGGCCGAGCGGCTCGACCAGGTGCTCTCCCGCGAGCCGGCGAACGGCGCGGTGGACGTGGCGGTGGTGGGCGCCGGGCCGGCCGGCCTCGCCACCGCGCTGGCCCTCTCCCAGCGGGGCCGGAGCTGCCGGCTGCTGGAGCAGGGGAGCGTGGGCGGGACCGTGGCCCACTTCCCGCGCCAGAAGCTCGTCATGACCGAGCCGCTGGAGCTGCCGCCGCTCGGACGGTTCGACCGGCGCACGGTGGAGAAGGAGGAGCTCCTCGCCACCTTCCAGCGGGCGGTGCGCGAGGCGCGGCTCGCGGTGGAGGAGGGGGTGAAGGTCACCGGGGTCACCGGGGAGGACGGCGCCTTCCGGGTGGACACCGACCAGGGGCCGGTGGCGGCGCGCAAGGTGGTGCTCGCGGTGGGGCGCCGCGGCAGCCCGCGCAAGCTGGGCGTCCCGGGCGAGGAGCGCGAGAAGGTGGTGTACGCGCTCGACGACCCGGCGCAGTACGAGGGGGCGCGGGTGCTCGTGGTGGGCGGCGGCGACGCCGCGGTCGAGGCCGCGGCCCAGCTCGCCGAGGAGTCCACCGCCGAGGTCACCCTCTCCTACCGCGGGCCGGAGCTCACCCGCTGCCGCGAGAAGAACCGGGCCCGGCTCGCCGCCCTCGCCCAGTCGGGCCGCGTCCGGCTGCTGCTCGAGTCGGAGGTGACGGAGGTGGGCGAGACCCGGGTGGCGCTCACGGTGAAGGGCCACCGGGAGGTGCTCGCCAACGACCACGTCATCGTGAACGTCGGCGGCGAGCTGCCGCTCGACCTCCTCGAGCGATCCGGCGTGGCGCTGCGGCGCTACCACGGCGAGGCGCCCGGCGGGCCGCGCGGGGCGGAGCCGCCTCCCCCGACCGACGAGCGGCGGCGCGAGACGCGGGCCCGCTGGGCGGCCGCGTCGCTCTACGTCCTCGCCGGCGGCGCCATCCTGGCGTGGCTCGCCTGGCACGGCGCCGACTACTACCGGCTGCCCCGGCTGGCGCGGCTCCACTCGCCGCTCCACCCCTCGCTCCGCTCCTCCGGCCCGTTCGGCCACGGGATCGGCATCGTCGCGACCGGGTTCATGCTGTCCAACTTCCTCTACGCCGCGCGCAAGCGCTCGCGCGCGCTCACCGGCTTCGGCTCGATCCGGGCCTGGCTCGACTTCCACGTCTTCGTGGGGTTCATGAGCCCGCTCGTCATCGCCTTCCACGCCGCCTTCCAGTCGAAGAACCTGCTCGCCACCGGCACCGCCTCGGCGCTCGGGGTGGTGGTGCTGACCGGCGTCGTGGGCCGGTTCATCTACGGCCTCGTGCGCCCCGACCTGGGCGAGGCCGCCCGCGCCACCCGCGGGCTGAAGCAGCTCATGCGCGCCTGGCGCGTCTTTCACGCCTCGCTGGCCGGCTTCCTGGTGGTGGCCATCGCGGCCCACATCGCCGTCTCCCTCTACCTCGGCTATGGCCTCCAGTAG
- a CDS encoding PAS domain-containing sensor histidine kinase — protein MEASHSSSAEPARGKEREGPKFSGDLFRLLVESVLDYAIFMLDPSGHVLTWNAGAERIKGWRASEIIGAHLSRFYTPEDLARGKPAWLLAQAAKDGRVEDEGWRVRKDGTRFWALVVLTALRDPDGGLRGFAKVTRDMSGRRKAELEREGLLRAQEAVRARDEFLAIASHELKTPITALQLQVQSLLRHAEAKGSDPALAPRLESVLRQAERLTRLVEGFSDVVRVNTGTLDLSRERLDLGELVRSVVARFADDLERARCKLELSTPEPVMGRFDRTRLEQVVVSLLGNAVKYGAGKPVHVSVQGAGPRALLTVRDEGIGIPPEFQSRVFDRFARAVSTRHYGGFGLGLWMVVQIVQAHGGSVGIESAPGRGASFEVELPRGEDSSG, from the coding sequence ATGGAGGCGAGCCACTCCTCGTCGGCGGAGCCGGCGCGCGGCAAAGAGCGGGAGGGCCCCAAGTTCTCGGGGGACCTCTTCCGGCTCCTCGTCGAGAGCGTCCTCGACTACGCCATCTTCATGCTCGACCCGTCGGGGCACGTCCTCACCTGGAACGCCGGGGCCGAGCGCATCAAGGGCTGGCGGGCGAGCGAGATCATCGGCGCGCACCTGTCGCGCTTCTACACGCCGGAGGACCTGGCGCGCGGCAAGCCGGCCTGGCTGCTCGCGCAGGCCGCCAAGGACGGCCGGGTCGAGGACGAGGGCTGGCGGGTCCGCAAGGACGGCACCCGCTTCTGGGCGCTGGTGGTGCTGACCGCGCTGCGCGACCCCGACGGCGGGCTGCGCGGCTTCGCCAAGGTGACCCGGGACATGTCGGGGCGGCGCAAGGCGGAGCTGGAGCGCGAGGGGCTCCTGCGCGCCCAGGAGGCGGTGCGCGCCCGCGACGAGTTCCTCGCCATCGCCTCGCACGAGCTCAAGACGCCCATCACCGCGCTGCAGCTGCAGGTCCAGTCGCTCTTGCGCCACGCCGAGGCCAAGGGCTCCGACCCGGCGCTGGCCCCCCGGCTCGAGTCGGTGCTGCGGCAGGCGGAGCGGCTCACGCGGCTCGTCGAGGGCTTCTCCGACGTGGTCCGGGTGAACACCGGGACGCTCGATCTCTCGCGCGAGCGGCTCGACCTCGGGGAGCTGGTCCGGTCGGTGGTGGCGCGCTTCGCGGACGACCTCGAGCGCGCCCGCTGCAAGCTCGAGCTCTCCACGCCGGAGCCCGTGATGGGTCGCTTCGACCGGACGCGGCTCGAGCAGGTGGTCGTGAGCCTGCTCGGCAACGCGGTGAAGTACGGCGCTGGCAAGCCGGTGCACGTCTCCGTCCAGGGCGCGGGGCCGCGGGCGCTGCTCACGGTGCGGGACGAGGGGATCGGCATTCCACCCGAGTTCCAGTCGCGCGTCTTCGACCGGTTCGCGCGGGCGGTGTCCACCCGACATTACGGCGGTTTCGGCCTCGGGCTCTGGATGGTGGTGCAGATCGTCCAGGCGCACGGGGGGTCGGTCGGCATCGAGAGCGCGCCGGGACGGGGAGCGTCCTTCGAGGTGGAGCTGCCCCGCGGAGAGGACAGTTCTGGTTAG
- a CDS encoding response regulator, giving the protein MHASTPRHDPLPVTRPASYDVLVVDDDADIRETVEEILSCEGFEVATARNGAEALERLRAGVPRLILLDLFMPVMDGVEFRRNQLADPALAGVPTVVISAADALELRVSTLHLTGALEKPLHLDVLMQTVERFCC; this is encoded by the coding sequence ATGCACGCATCCACCCCCCGGCACGATCCCCTGCCCGTAACCCGGCCTGCCTCCTACGACGTCCTCGTCGTGGACGACGACGCGGACATCCGCGAGACGGTCGAGGAGATCCTCTCCTGCGAAGGCTTCGAGGTCGCGACGGCGCGCAACGGCGCCGAGGCGCTCGAGCGGCTGCGCGCCGGCGTGCCGCGCCTCATCCTGCTCGACCTGTTCATGCCGGTGATGGACGGCGTGGAGTTCCGCCGCAACCAGCTCGCCGACCCCGCGCTCGCCGGCGTCCCCACGGTGGTCATCTCGGCCGCCGACGCGCTCGAGCTCCGCGTCTCGACCCTCCACCTCACCGGCGCGCTCGAGAAGCCGCTGCACCTCGACGTGCTCATGCAGACCGTCGAGCGCTTCTGCTGCTGA
- a CDS encoding putative quinol monooxygenase, with translation MVVLHAHLTLAPGARARFEALLAPLVPASRAEPGCLSYAAYRSLEAEDEVVFVEEWESWDVLQAHFGTPHFRAYDGAVGALLAAPKRVRVYEVASHRDL, from the coding sequence ATGGTCGTGCTGCACGCCCACCTCACGCTCGCGCCCGGCGCGCGCGCCCGCTTCGAGGCGCTGCTCGCGCCCCTGGTCCCCGCCTCGCGCGCGGAGCCCGGCTGCCTGAGCTACGCCGCCTACCGCTCGCTCGAGGCAGAGGACGAGGTGGTGTTCGTGGAGGAGTGGGAGAGCTGGGACGTGCTCCAGGCCCACTTCGGCACGCCGCACTTCAGGGCCTACGACGGGGCGGTGGGCGCGCTGCTCGCCGCGCCGAAGCGCGTCCGCGTCTACGAGGTCGCGAGCCACCGCGACCTGTAG
- a CDS encoding GNAT family N-acetyltransferase, with translation MIRDAALDDLPRIVEIYNASIPGRLATADLEPVSVAQRTPWFQAHHPARRPLWVLEEDGRILGWVSLQDFYGRCAYSGTAEVSIYVAPEAARRGVARTLLGELLARAPSMAVKNLVAFVFGHNEPSLALFRRHGFERWGFLPRVALLDGVERDLAILGLRLG, from the coding sequence ATGATCCGCGACGCCGCCCTCGACGACCTGCCCCGTATCGTCGAGATCTACAACGCCTCCATCCCCGGCCGCCTCGCCACCGCCGACCTCGAGCCGGTGTCGGTGGCGCAGCGCACCCCCTGGTTCCAGGCCCACCACCCCGCGCGGCGGCCGCTCTGGGTCCTCGAGGAGGACGGGCGCATCCTCGGCTGGGTGAGCCTGCAGGACTTCTACGGGCGCTGCGCCTACTCCGGCACCGCCGAGGTGTCGATCTACGTCGCGCCCGAGGCGGCGCGGCGCGGCGTCGCGCGCACCCTGCTCGGCGAGCTCCTGGCCCGCGCGCCGTCGATGGCGGTGAAGAACCTGGTCGCCTTCGTCTTCGGCCACAACGAGCCGAGCCTGGCGCTCTTCCGGCGCCACGGCTTCGAGCGCTGGGGCTTCCTCCCCAGGGTGGCGCTGCTCGACGGCGTCGAGCGGGACCTCGCCATCCTCGGCCTGCGGCTCGGGTAG